The Qipengyuania aurantiaca genome contains the following window.
GGAGTACAGCCGCAGGTTCCGCTGGCCGAGAACACTCTCGTCACCCTCTTCCAGCCTGACGGACCGGGCACGCCTGCCTGGCTGCTGACGAGCAACTACCGCGTGATCCTCGAATACAATTGCTCGAATTACTATGCGATGAGTGTGGGTCTTCTGGCAGATGAAATCGCGCGCTGATGATCGGGCGGGGGATAGGCCTCTCGCCCCCTCGCCATCGCGCAGCCGCGTGGCTATAACTCGGAAAGACTGACACTCTCGATAGGGAACGCTGCCGAAGGGCGGCGCAATGCGTTTGCTTCAATCGATCACGCGATCTTTCGCCTGCGTGCTGGCCGCCGGTCTGCTCTGCTCAGCGCCTGTGATCGCGCAGGAGGAGGATGCACCAGCGCCACCCTCTGCCGATATCGCGCCGATTGCCTATTTAATCGATTTGACCAGCGGCCAAGTGCTTTTCGAGCGCGAGGCCGACCGGCGTTTCATGCCTGCTTCGATCACCAAGGTGATGACGACCTTCCTCGCATTCGAGTGGATGGAAGAGGGCAAGATCGTGCCCCAGCAGGCCTTCACCATCCGGCCCGAAGTGTGGAGGAAATGGAATAACGTGGGCTCGACCATGTTCCTGCCGCACGATGCCCGGGTCACGGTCGACGACCTGGTGCACGGCGTCACCACGGTTTCGGCCAACGATGGCGCTGCAGCGCTTGCCGATGGCGCGGCCGGGTCGGTCGAGGGCTGGGTCGAAGCGATGAACGCCAAGGCCGAGGAGATCGGCATGGCGGACAGCCGCTTCGGCACCCCCAATGGCTGGATGGACGAGGGGCGCACCTTCACGACCGCCCGCGATCTTGTCACTCTCGCCACCGCCATGGTCCGCAGGCATCCGACGAAGTATCGCCATTTCGTCGGCAAGCCCGCTTTCACCTATAACGAAATCACCCAGCCCAATCACGACCCGATCAGTGGCGTGGTGCCGGGCGCGGACGGGATCAAGACCGGTTTCACTAACCAGGCGGGCTACGGCTTTCTCGGTTCGGCAGAGCGCAACGGTCGCCGCCTTGTTATGGTTGTCGCTGCCAGCCCGCGCGCGCGTGATCGCAACAGGGCGGCCCGCGATCTCATCGAATGGGGCTTTGGCGCCTTCGAACAGCATCGCCTGTTCGCGCCGGATGTACCGGTGGCTCTTGCGGAGGTGCAGGGTGGAAGCAGCCGCCAGATCGCTCTGGTTTCGCAATACGGCGTCTATGTGGACATGCCGGAGGGCGTGGAGAACGAACCGAAGCTGTCGGTTGAATACGAAGGTCCGCTGCGCGCTCCGATCGGGAAAGGCGAACGTGTGGCTACGCTGACGATCTCGGTACCGGGAATGCAGGATCACCGGATCCCCCTCGTCGCGCGCGACGCGGTCGAGGAAGCGGGCCTTGGCGCGCGCATTTTCAACGGCATGCTGGGCTGGATTTCGTGACGAGGGGCAAGTTCATCGCCTTCGAGGGCGGGGAGGGGATGGGTAAATCCACCCAAGCCCGCCTCCTTTGCGATGCCCTGGAACAGCGCGGCATCGAGGCCGAACTGACCCGCGAGCCGGGCGGCACCCCGGGAGCCGAGGCCATTCGTGAACTGCTGCTCCACCCGCCCGGCGAAGGCTGGGGCGCGCAGGCCGAGGCACTGTTGTTTGCCGCGGCGCGAGCTGATCATGTCGCGCGGCTGATCCGTCCCGCAGTGGAGGCTGGGCGATGGGTTGTCTGCGACCGTTTCCTCGATTCCAGTCGGGCCTATCAAGGCAGCGCCGGAGAGCTTGGCGACGAGCAGGTTCGCACTTTGCACGCGATTGGAAGCGGCGGGTTGCTGCCCGACCTGACCATCGTGATCGGTGCCGACGGAGACGAAGTCTCCGCGCGTCTCCGCGCTCGCGACGGGGATACATCCGATGCGATTGGGGGCAGGGACGAGACCTATCATCGCTCCGTTAACGAGGCTTTCGAGCGCTTTGCAGAGGAAGAGCCGGAACGCTTCGCGCGGATCGACGGGACTGGATCGATCGAGGGCGTGCACGCGCGTATCATGACGGCACTGGCGGGGCTCCTGCCGTGACGCTGGTCGGTCACGAGGCCGCATGGGAGGCGTGGCGCGCAGCCTTGTCGGGCGAGCGCATGCATCACGCATGGCTGCTCGCAGGCAAGAAGGGGCTGGGCAAGGCAAGCTTCGCGCAGGCCGCAGCGCGCGAATTGCTGGGGGCACCAGCGCAAAGTGAGCATCCCGATATCCTCACCCTGACCTATGGCCCCAAGAACAAGGACGAGGCCAAGAAGCGCGACGACGGCAAGCCGTACGAACTGGCCCGCGGGATCAAGGTTGATCAGGTACGCGAGGTCCAGCGCCGCCTGACCACCCGCCCGACTATGGGCTCGAAACGCGTTGTCATCATCGATCCGGCAGACGATATGGAGGTCTCGGCTTCCAACGCCCTGCTCAAGAGCCTCGAGGAACCGCCTCAGGGCACCTATTTCCTGCTCGTCGCGCACAGTCCCGCGCGCCTGCTCCCCACGATCCGCTCGCGTTGCCGCACTGTGCGCTTCCCGGCGCTACCCGCCTCGGCCATGGACGAGCTGTTGCGCAACCTTGCGCCCAAGGCCGACATTGCCACCCGCGACGCTGCGATAGCGGCGGCGGCAGGTTCGCCCGGTGCGGCGCTCGCCTTCGTCGAACTGGAACTCGGCAAGGCAGCGCAGCTCATGCGCCGCATCGTGGATGAGGGGGACCGCGACTTTTCGTTGAGGGGCCAGCTCACAGGCGTGATCGGCGCACGTCAGGACATCCCGCGCCTCCAGGCGGTGCTCGACCTCGCCCGCGCCATCCTTGCCGAGCGCGTGACCGGCAGCGCCGGCGATCCGCGCAAGCTGGTCGACACGCATGCCGAACTCGTGCGCCTCACGGGCGAGCAGCCGACCTACAATTTCGATCCCGGCCTGCTCGGAATGGAAATAGGAACCTTGCTCGCGACTGCAGGCGCGGCTAGCGAGCGCGGCAATGGCTGACCCTTATTACATCACCACCGCGATCCACTATCCCAACGGCAAGCCGCATATCGGCCATGCCTATGAAACCATCGCGGCCGACGTCATCGCACGCTTCCAGCGCCTAATGGGCCGCGACGTGCGCTTCCAGACGGGCACGGACGAGCACGGCCTGAAAATGGCGCAGAAGGCGCGCGATCTGGGCAAGACCCCGCGCGAACTGGCCGACGAGATGTCGGGTGCGTTCAGGGACCTCTTCGACCGGCTCGACATCACCTACGACCGCTTTATCCGCACCACGGACGAGGACCACCACGAGGCGAGCCGCGCCATCTGGGAAGCGATGGAGGCGAAGGGCGACCTTTATCTCGATCGCTACGAAGGCTGGTATTCGGTCCGTGACGAGGCCTATTACGACGAAAAGGAACTGAAGGAAGGTCCGAATGGCGAGAAGCTGTCGCCGCAGGACACTCCGGTCGAATGGACCGAGGAGGAGACCTGGTTCTTCCGCCTGTCGAAATACGCCGAGCCGCTGCTCGAACTCCTGAACACGCCCGGCTTCCTCGAACCGGCAAGCCGCCGCAACGAGATGATTGCCTTCGTCGAGGGCGGCCTCAAGGACCTCTCGGTCAGCCGCACGAGCTTCGACTGGGGCGTGAAGGTCCCCGACGCCGACAACCATGTGATGTATGTCTGGGTCGACGCGCTCACCAATTACATCACCGGCGTCGGCTATCCCGATGGCGGCGAAATGTGGGAAAAATACTGGCCCGCCAGCCTGCACCTGATAGGCAAGGACATCGTCCGCTTCCATACCATCTACTGGCCGGCCTTCCTGATGAGCGCGGACATCCCGCTGCCCAAGCAGGTTTTCGGCCACGGTTTCCTGCTCAACCGCGGCGTCAAGGAGTCGAAGTCGGCGGGCAACGTGACTGATCCCAATGAGTTGATCGACCTCTTCGGCGTCGACTCCCTGCGCTACTTCCTGATGGCGGAAGTCGTCTTCGGAAAGGACGGCAGCTATTCCGCCGAAGCGCTTGTAAACAAGGTGAATGCCGAGCTTGCCAACAGCTTCGGCAACCTCGCCCAGCGCACGCTTTCCATGATCCACAAGAACATGGGCGGCAAGCTCGATACGTTCGAGACCAATGGCGACGACAAGACGCTGCTAGCCACCGTGCAGGAGGCCTGCCGCGAGACCCTGCCGCGCGAGTTCGAGGCGCTCAATTTCAGCGTCGGCATCGAGGCGTGGCTCAAGGCCGTCTTCGCCTGCAACGCCTATGTCGATGAGCAGGCGCCCTGGGGCCTGAAGAAGACCGATCCCGAGCGGATGACGGCTGTCCTCCAGACGCTCTTCCTCGCCATCCGCGACCTTGCGATTGCAATTCAGCCTGTCGTGCCCACCAAGGCGGCGGCCGTGCTCGACCAGCTTGGCGTCACGCGTGAACGGCGCAGCTATGCCGATCTGTCCGACGAGGGATGGTTTGGTGCGCTCGTCGCTGCGGGCCATGTTGTCGAAAAGCCAACACCCGCTTTCCCGCGCCTCGAAATGCCGGAAGCCGAGGACGCGTGATGCTGGTCGATAGCCACTGCCACCTCGAATACGAAGGGCTGGCCGAAAACCAGTCGGACGTGCTCGACCGCGCGCGTGGGGCAGGGGTGGGGGCTTTCCTCAATATCTCGACCAAGCAAAAGGAATGGGGGCAGGTGGTCGGCACGGCCAATGCTCGGCCCGATGTCTGGGCGAGCGTGGGCATCCACCCCCATCACGCCGACGATCACCAAGACCTTACCCGCGAAGAACTGCTGGAAGCGACCCGCGATCCCCGCGTTATTGGCATCGGCGAGACCGGCCTCGATTATTATTACGATCATTCGGACCGCGCGGCGCAGCAGCGGCTGTTCCGCATGCATATCGAGGTCGCGCGCGAGACCGGGCTTCCGGTCATCATCCACACCCGCGACGCCGAAGACGACACGCTGGCGATCCTCACCGAAGAAATGGGGGAGGGGGCCTTCCCGGCGCTGATCCACTGCTTCACCGCCTCGGCGGAATTCGGCGAGGCCGTGCTTGCCTTGGGCCTGTCGATCTCGATCTCCGGGATCGTGACCTTCAAGAACGCGAAGGACTTGCAGGAGGTCGCCAAGACCGTCGCGCAGGACCGCTTGCTGGTCGAAACCGACAGCCCCTTCCTCGCGCCCGTTCCGCATCGCGGAAAGCCCTGCGAGCCTGGCTTCGTGCGCGACACTGCCAGCTTCATCGCCGAGCTGCGCGGCGAGACGCTGGAAGAGCTTGCCGAGTACACCACAAGCAACTTCTACCGGTTGTTCAGCAAGGCTGCTTCGTGAAGCTCCTCATGCTCGGTTCGGGAACGTCGGCCGGCGTCCCGCGCGTGGGCAACGACTGGGGCCAATGCGATCCGAACGAGCCGAAGAACCGGCGCTCCCGCGTTTCGATCATCGTCGAGAACGATGCCGGCCAGCGCATTCTGGTCGACACGGCAACCGATCTTCGGGCCCAGCTTCTCGCCAACAATATCGAGAAGGTCGATGCGGTTTTCTGGACCCACGACCACGCCGACCACTGTCACGGGATCGATGACCTGCGCGCCATGCGCTATGATCGCAGCAATCCGCTGCCGGGTTTCGCGGGCCGGGTGACCTGTGAGCGACTGCGTCGCCGGTTCGACTACATTTTTGAAGGTCAGTTCGGCTATCCGACCATCGTGTACCTGAAAGAAACATCGCAGGCTCAGATGGTCGCAGGCTTCACTTTCGATGATGTCGAAATGCCCCATGGTCCTGTCAAAAGCACCGGTTTTCGGTTCGAGGCCGATGGCAAGAGCATAGTGTACGCGACAGACTTCAGCGAAATCACGCCAGCGATGGTGAAGTGCTTCAAGGGCTGCGACTTGCTCGTGGTCGACTGCCTTCGGGAACGTCCGCATCCCACGCACGCGCATCTGGAGATGGCTTTGGACCTCGCTCGGCGCGTAAAGGCGAAGCGCACCGTGCTCACACATCTCGACAAGTCGATGGATTACGCCACAATCAGCGCCAAGGTGCCGAAAGGTGTCCTTGTCGGGTATGACGGTCTGGAGGTCGCGGTATGAATATGGACGGCGGAACGATTGCCTGGGCGGCGCTTATGAGCGCTTTGGCCGTGGCGTATCTCATGGGCATGAAGCGGGACCAGAACCTTAGCGGTAATCGGATGCTGAAGATCGCGCTGATCTGGGTAGGGATCATCGGAGGAGCTTATCTCTTGGTAAGGGCCTTAACCGCGATGAGCTAAGGATTGCCCGCACCCCGATTTAACATAATATATATTATCGTCCTAATGGTTTGAGTTCGGGGTTTAGCTTCCCGATAAACCGCCCTATCGCTTCTCCCATGTCCGAACAGTTAGACCGTCTGCTTCGCATCATGGCGCGCCTTCGCGATCCCGCAACCGGTTGCGAATGGGACACCGCGCAGGATTTCAGCACGATCGCGCCCTACACGATCGAGGAAGCTTATGAGGTCGCCGACGCCATCGAGCGGTCCGACATGGAGGACCTGCGCGGCGAACTTGGCGATCTGTTGTTCCAAGTCGTGTTCCACGCACGCATGGCCGAGGAAGGCGGCCACTTTGCCTTCGCAGATGTGGCCCGTACCATCAGTGACAAAATGGAAGCCCGGCATCCCCATATTTTTGGCGATGAAGGCGGCGTGATGGAGGAAAGCCGCTGGGAAGATCTCAAGGCCGCCGAGCGCGAAGCTTCCGGTGCGAAAGGCGCTCTTGACGGCGTGGCGCTCTCCTTGCCTGCGCTGCTGCGAGCCCAGAAGCTTCAGAAGCGAGCGGCGCGACATGGATTCGACTGGCCGGATCACGAAGGGCCTCGCGCTAAGGTTCTTGAGGAAATCGAAGAACTTAGTGAAGCAAGGGGCGATTTAATCGAGGAAGAGGCCGGCGACTTTCTGTTCGCTGCGGTCAATCTCGTGCGCGCGTACGGGATCGACGCGGAAGGCGCATTGCGAGCGGCCAATGCAAAATTCGAACGGCGTTTCCGCGCCATGGAGGAACTTGCGGGCGGCGATTTTGCGACCCGCGATCTCGAGGCGCAGGAGGAACTCTGGCAGGAGGTCAAACGCCGCGAAAAAGCGACGTCATAGGCTCTCGAACTGGCCCAGCTCCTTTGGGTTGAGCCGCACCACAAAGCGCCTCAAAGGCCCCGAAGCGCCCTCGCCCGCATCCTCTTCGACCAGCACTTCGCCATGCGCGTGAAGCCAGGCAATGCGCCTGCCGTCGCTGGCCGGAACCTCGAATTCACGCACCGAAGCTTTCGCCGTGAGCATCTCCCCGAGTTGGGCGAGAAGTTCGGGCACCCCCTCCCCCGTCATGGCAGAAATGCGGATGATGTCCTCGCTGTTGTCGGCCAGCTGCCCCAGCTCATAGGCCTTCTCGCCATCGAGAAGGTCCCACTTGTTCCACACTTCGAGGATCGGGATGGAGGATGTCCCGTCCTCACCATCGATAACATCGAGGTCCTTCAGGACGCGCAGGACTTGCGTCTTCTGCGCCTCTGCCGATGAGTTGGAAATATCGCGAACGTGGCAGATCACATCGGCCGCCGTGACCTCTTCCAAGGTCGCCCGGAAGGCGGCCACCAGCTGGGTCGGCAGGTCCGATATGAAGCCGACCGTGTCGGACAGGATCGCCTTTTCGACGCCCGGCAGCGAGATGGCGCGCATGGTGGGGTCGAGCGTGGCGAAGAGAAGGTCTTCCGCCATCACTTCGGCGCCCGTCAGGCGGTTGAACAGCGTTGACTTCCCCGCATTGGTATAGCCGACGAGCGCAACAACCGGCCACGGGGCGCGTTCGCGGCGCTCGCGGTGGAGGCCGCGGGTCTTGCGCACCTGCTCCAGCTCCTTGCGCAGCCGGCCCATACGCTGGCGGATCATCCGGCGGTCGGCCTCGATCTGGGTCTCACCGGGTCCGCCGAGGAAGCCGAAGCCGCCGCGTTGGCGTTCGAGGTGCGTCCAGCTGCGCACGAGGCGGCTCTGCTGGTAATCGAGATGGGCGAGTTCGACTTGCAGGCGGCCTTCCGCCGTTGCCGCGCGTTCGCCGAAGATTTCGAGGATCAGTCCGGTGCGGTCGATGACCTTGCGGCCAAGTTTTTCTTCAAGGTTGCGCTGCTGGATCGGGCTAAGCGCGCCATCGACGACGACCAGCTCGGCTTCGTTCTGTTCGCAGGCGATGCGGACATTCTCGACCTGCCCGGCGCCGAACAACAGGTTCGGCCGTACTTCTCGGACCGGCAGGACAAAGCTGTCCTCGATCTCGATCCCGATGGCGAGTGCAAGCCCCTCGGCCTCGCGCAGACGGTTCTCCGCGTCGAGATCGTAGGCTTGCCCGCGAATATCGGGACAGATGACAAGGGCTTTCGCGCCGCGCGAAACCTCGCCGAGAAGGTCGTCGTCGAAACTCAGTTGTCGTCCTCGTCCCAATCCTCAGTCAGGTCGACCGGGGTGGCGGGCTGGATGGTGGAAACCGCGTGCTTGTAAGCGAGCTGGACGTAGCCATCACGCTCGAGCAGCATGCAGAAAAGGTCATAGGCGGCGATCTTGCCCTGCAGCATCACGCCGTTGACGAGGAACATCGTAACCTGCGCTTCCGCCTCGCGTACGCGGCTGAGGAAGACGTCCTGCAGCAGGCGTTGCTTCGCACCCGAACCCTGGCTGGCGAACTGGTCCGCCTCGATGGGCTGGCCGGGCATGATGGTGCTGACCGCGTGCTTGTAGACAAGTTGCGACTGGCCATCGCGGCGAAGAAGGATCGAGAAATTGTCGAACCAGGTGACAATGCCCTGAAGCTTTACGCCCTTCACCAGGAAGACCGTGACGGGCATCTTGTTCTTGCGCAGAAGGTTGAGGAAAGCGTCCTGCAGGCTGGGCTGCTTGCCCTTGGGTTCAGGCGGCTTGGGCGGACGAGGCCGTGCCGAGAGTGTACGTTCGCCAGACATCTTCGTGTCTCCTGTTGTTGGCGGCCGCTGAGACGGTCCGCGATCTGGACGCTCCCACCGCGTCCGGGCACCGGGTTTTTAGTCCGGATTTGAAACGCAATGTGGCAACAGGAGGTCCCGTCCGCAATAAATAAATGATTTTCGGACAGGACGCTGGAATTTGGAGTGCTTATTTGCGGTCGGATCCTTTGCGTTCCGCCATGCCGAGAAGCTTCAGTTTCCGGTGCAGGGCCGAACGTTCCATGCCGATGAAACTGGCCGTTTTCGAAATATTGCCGGAGAAGCGGCGGATCTGGATCGTGAGATATTCTCGCTCGAAACTCTCGCGCGCTTCGCGCAGGGGCGCGCCCATGAGCGCGGCCATACCGGCGTTGCCGCTGGTCTTGCCGCCGGAAATCTCTTCCGAAAGCATTTCCGCCTCGACCGTTTCGAGCTGTTCGCGCGGGGTGAGGATAATGGTGCGCTCGACCACATTGCGCAGCTGGCGGACATTGCCGGGCCAGTCATAGGCTTGCAGAGCCGCCATCGCTTCCTCGCTGATTGCGGGCGGACGAATGCCCTGTTCGGCGGCGTACCGGGCGAAGAAATACTCGGCCAGCGCCGGAATATCGTCGCGGCGCTCGGCGAGCGAGGGGATCTCCACCGGCACGACGTTGAGACGGTAGAAGAGATCTTCGCGGAAGTTCTTCTCTTCCATTTCGCGCGCAAGGTCGCGTGCGGTCGAGGAGACAACCCGCACGTCCACGCCGATCTGGCGGGTGCCGCCTACCCGCACGAAGCTCTGTTCGGTCAGGACGCGCAGGATGCGGGCCTGCGTGGAGAGCGGCATGTCGGCGACCTCGTCGAGGTAGAGCGTTCCACCATCGGCGGTTTCGAGCAGGCCCGGGCGCACCAACTTGCCGTCCGCTTCCTCTCCGAACAGCTCCTCTTCGAACCGTTCGGGGGTGATGCGCGCGGAATTGACGATCACGAAGGGCTTGTCCGCCCGGCTCGACCAGCTGTGGAGGAGCCGTGCAGCGACTTCCTTGCCCGCCCCGCCCGGACCGGTGATGAGCACGCGGCTGCCGGTCTGCGCGACCCGCTTGAGGGTGGCGCGCACGGTGTTGATGACGGCGGAATTGCCGGTAAATTCCCCGCCCTCGCCCAGACCTTCGCGCAGACGCGTGTTTTCGCGGCGCAGGCGTTCGGTTTCGGTTGCGCGTTCGACGAGGTGAAGCAGACGCTCGGCCTCGAAGGGCTTTTCGATGAAGTCCATCGCGCCGCGGCTGACCGCGCTGACCGCAGTGTCGATGTTGCCATGGCCGGAGAAAATGATGACGGGCAGCTCCGGCTCGCGCACCTTGATCGCGTCGAGCACCTCGAGGCCATCCATGTCGCTGCCGTGGAGCCAGACATCGAGCAACACGAGGCTGGGCCGCTTCTCGTCGACCGCCTCCAGCGCAGAAGCGCTGTCGCCGGCCGTGCGGCATTCGTAACCCTCGTCGCTGAGGACGCCGGCGACCAGTTCGCGAATGTCGCGTTCGTCGTCGACGATCAGGATATCCAAGGCCATAGTCAGCTTCCCATTCTTTCTTCGGTGGGGGCGTCCGCTTCGTCCTTGCGGGCAAGTTGCGGATCCCGGGCGAAGCGCAGCGTGACGCGCGTTCCGCCTCCGTCGACGGCGGAGAAGCTCATTTCCCCGCCGTGTTCTTCGACGATCTTGTTGACGATCGCGAGCCCGAGGCCGGTGCCCTTGGCGCGCGTCGTGACATAGGGTTCGAGAATGCGCTCGCGATCCTGCGGCAGGCCGATCCCGTTATCGGTCACCGAGACAGTAACGGCGTGCTCGTCCTCGATAACCTCGATCCCGATCTTTCCGCGATAGTCTGGCTCGGCGTGGACGCTGCGCGCCTCGATCGCTTCGGCAGCGTTTTTCAGGATATTCGTCATCGCCTGACCCAGCTGGTGGCGATCGGCCTGGATCAGCAGCGGTCCTTCTACCTTTGTCGCCAGCCCATAGTTTACCTCCGGATTGGCGACTTCCTGCAGGAAGAGCGACTGGCGAATAATGTCGAGCGCGTCCTCCGGGCGGAAAACGGGCTTGGGCAGGCGGGCGAAGCTGGAGAACTCGTCGACCATTTTTCTGAGGTCGCCGACCTGGCGCACGATGGTGCTCGTAAGTTCGTCGAACAGCTCGCCGTCCTGCTCGATCTGCTTGCGATAGCGTCGCTTGAGCCGCTCGGTCGCCAGCTGGATCGGAGTGAGCGGATTCTTGATTTCATGCGCGATGCGGCGCGCGACGTCGGACCAGGCCGCCTGCCGCTGGTCGAGCAACTGGCGCGTGATGTCCTCGAAGGTAATCACATGGCCATCGCCCTCGGGCACGATCTTCACGGCCAGCGTCATCAACTCACCCTGACGGCTGTGACTGACGATGCCGCGGTCGAGCCCGGCGATGACCATGGCGGTGATCTGCGGCGCCATCTCGTCCAGTGTTGCGGGTGTAGCCCCGCCCTGCCCACCTTCGAGCAGCGTATTCTGCGCGGGCGCGTTCATCAGCAGCACCCGGCGCTCGCCGTCTATGGTGATGACGCCGGCGCTGACCGATTCCAGAACCGCCTCGATGAAGCTGCGCCGGTCTTCCAGTTCGGCGTTGGCCGAAACGAGCGCGTCGTTCTGCTTTTCCAGCTGCGCGGTCATGCGG
Protein-coding sequences here:
- a CDS encoding D-alanyl-D-alanine carboxypeptidase family protein, with protein sequence MRLLQSITRSFACVLAAGLLCSAPVIAQEEDAPAPPSADIAPIAYLIDLTSGQVLFEREADRRFMPASITKVMTTFLAFEWMEEGKIVPQQAFTIRPEVWRKWNNVGSTMFLPHDARVTVDDLVHGVTTVSANDGAAALADGAAGSVEGWVEAMNAKAEEIGMADSRFGTPNGWMDEGRTFTTARDLVTLATAMVRRHPTKYRHFVGKPAFTYNEITQPNHDPISGVVPGADGIKTGFTNQAGYGFLGSAERNGRRLVMVVAASPRARDRNRAARDLIEWGFGAFEQHRLFAPDVPVALAEVQGGSSRQIALVSQYGVYVDMPEGVENEPKLSVEYEGPLRAPIGKGERVATLTISVPGMQDHRIPLVARDAVEEAGLGARIFNGMLGWIS
- the tmk gene encoding dTMP kinase gives rise to the protein MTRGKFIAFEGGEGMGKSTQARLLCDALEQRGIEAELTREPGGTPGAEAIRELLLHPPGEGWGAQAEALLFAAARADHVARLIRPAVEAGRWVVCDRFLDSSRAYQGSAGELGDEQVRTLHAIGSGGLLPDLTIVIGADGDEVSARLRARDGDTSDAIGGRDETYHRSVNEAFERFAEEEPERFARIDGTGSIEGVHARIMTALAGLLP
- a CDS encoding AAA family ATPase: MTLVGHEAAWEAWRAALSGERMHHAWLLAGKKGLGKASFAQAAARELLGAPAQSEHPDILTLTYGPKNKDEAKKRDDGKPYELARGIKVDQVREVQRRLTTRPTMGSKRVVIIDPADDMEVSASNALLKSLEEPPQGTYFLLVAHSPARLLPTIRSRCRTVRFPALPASAMDELLRNLAPKADIATRDAAIAAAAGSPGAALAFVELELGKAAQLMRRIVDEGDRDFSLRGQLTGVIGARQDIPRLQAVLDLARAILAERVTGSAGDPRKLVDTHAELVRLTGEQPTYNFDPGLLGMEIGTLLATAGAASERGNG
- the metG gene encoding methionine--tRNA ligase yields the protein MADPYYITTAIHYPNGKPHIGHAYETIAADVIARFQRLMGRDVRFQTGTDEHGLKMAQKARDLGKTPRELADEMSGAFRDLFDRLDITYDRFIRTTDEDHHEASRAIWEAMEAKGDLYLDRYEGWYSVRDEAYYDEKELKEGPNGEKLSPQDTPVEWTEEETWFFRLSKYAEPLLELLNTPGFLEPASRRNEMIAFVEGGLKDLSVSRTSFDWGVKVPDADNHVMYVWVDALTNYITGVGYPDGGEMWEKYWPASLHLIGKDIVRFHTIYWPAFLMSADIPLPKQVFGHGFLLNRGVKESKSAGNVTDPNELIDLFGVDSLRYFLMAEVVFGKDGSYSAEALVNKVNAELANSFGNLAQRTLSMIHKNMGGKLDTFETNGDDKTLLATVQEACRETLPREFEALNFSVGIEAWLKAVFACNAYVDEQAPWGLKKTDPERMTAVLQTLFLAIRDLAIAIQPVVPTKAAAVLDQLGVTRERRSYADLSDEGWFGALVAAGHVVEKPTPAFPRLEMPEAEDA
- a CDS encoding TatD family hydrolase; amino-acid sequence: MLVDSHCHLEYEGLAENQSDVLDRARGAGVGAFLNISTKQKEWGQVVGTANARPDVWASVGIHPHHADDHQDLTREELLEATRDPRVIGIGETGLDYYYDHSDRAAQQRLFRMHIEVARETGLPVIIHTRDAEDDTLAILTEEMGEGAFPALIHCFTASAEFGEAVLALGLSISISGIVTFKNAKDLQEVAKTVAQDRLLVETDSPFLAPVPHRGKPCEPGFVRDTASFIAELRGETLEELAEYTTSNFYRLFSKAAS
- a CDS encoding MBL fold metallo-hydrolase; amino-acid sequence: MKLLMLGSGTSAGVPRVGNDWGQCDPNEPKNRRSRVSIIVENDAGQRILVDTATDLRAQLLANNIEKVDAVFWTHDHADHCHGIDDLRAMRYDRSNPLPGFAGRVTCERLRRRFDYIFEGQFGYPTIVYLKETSQAQMVAGFTFDDVEMPHGPVKSTGFRFEADGKSIVYATDFSEITPAMVKCFKGCDLLVVDCLRERPHPTHAHLEMALDLARRVKAKRTVLTHLDKSMDYATISAKVPKGVLVGYDGLEVAV
- the mazG gene encoding nucleoside triphosphate pyrophosphohydrolase, with product MSEQLDRLLRIMARLRDPATGCEWDTAQDFSTIAPYTIEEAYEVADAIERSDMEDLRGELGDLLFQVVFHARMAEEGGHFAFADVARTISDKMEARHPHIFGDEGGVMEESRWEDLKAAEREASGAKGALDGVALSLPALLRAQKLQKRAARHGFDWPDHEGPRAKVLEEIEELSEARGDLIEEEAGDFLFAAVNLVRAYGIDAEGALRAANAKFERRFRAMEELAGGDFATRDLEAQEELWQEVKRREKATS
- the hflX gene encoding GTPase HflX is translated as MGRGRQLSFDDDLLGEVSRGAKALVICPDIRGQAYDLDAENRLREAEGLALAIGIEIEDSFVLPVREVRPNLLFGAGQVENVRIACEQNEAELVVVDGALSPIQQRNLEEKLGRKVIDRTGLILEIFGERAATAEGRLQVELAHLDYQQSRLVRSWTHLERQRGGFGFLGGPGETQIEADRRMIRQRMGRLRKELEQVRKTRGLHRERRERAPWPVVALVGYTNAGKSTLFNRLTGAEVMAEDLLFATLDPTMRAISLPGVEKAILSDTVGFISDLPTQLVAAFRATLEEVTAADVICHVRDISNSSAEAQKTQVLRVLKDLDVIDGEDGTSSIPILEVWNKWDLLDGEKAYELGQLADNSEDIIRISAMTGEGVPELLAQLGEMLTAKASVREFEVPASDGRRIAWLHAHGEVLVEEDAGEGASGPLRRFVVRLNPKELGQFESL
- the hfq gene encoding RNA chaperone Hfq produces the protein MSGERTLSARPRPPKPPEPKGKQPSLQDAFLNLLRKNKMPVTVFLVKGVKLQGIVTWFDNFSILLRRDGQSQLVYKHAVSTIMPGQPIEADQFASQGSGAKQRLLQDVFLSRVREAEAQVTMFLVNGVMLQGKIAAYDLFCMLLERDGYVQLAYKHAVSTIQPATPVDLTEDWDEDDN
- a CDS encoding sigma-54-dependent transcriptional regulator translates to MALDILIVDDERDIRELVAGVLSDEGYECRTAGDSASALEAVDEKRPSLVLLDVWLHGSDMDGLEVLDAIKVREPELPVIIFSGHGNIDTAVSAVSRGAMDFIEKPFEAERLLHLVERATETERLRRENTRLREGLGEGGEFTGNSAVINTVRATLKRVAQTGSRVLITGPGGAGKEVAARLLHSWSSRADKPFVIVNSARITPERFEEELFGEEADGKLVRPGLLETADGGTLYLDEVADMPLSTQARILRVLTEQSFVRVGGTRQIGVDVRVVSSTARDLAREMEEKNFREDLFYRLNVVPVEIPSLAERRDDIPALAEYFFARYAAEQGIRPPAISEEAMAALQAYDWPGNVRQLRNVVERTIILTPREQLETVEAEMLSEEISGGKTSGNAGMAALMGAPLREARESFEREYLTIQIRRFSGNISKTASFIGMERSALHRKLKLLGMAERKGSDRK